TCCGCCAGCGGTTCGTTGCCGACCATGCGGGCCGCCGCCAGCCGGATGCAGTTGAAGGTGCCCGTCAAGTTGATGCCGATGACGGCATCCCAGTGGTCGAGCGTGTGCGGTGAACCGTCGCGATTGATCGTCCGCTGCGGCGGCCCGATTCCGGCGCAGTTGACGAGGACCCTGAGCGGAGCCATCTCGTAAGCGGCGTCCACGGCCGCTTGGACCTCGTCCGGCCGGCGTACGTCTGCGTGGACGTACGCCCCCCCGATGCCGGTCGCCAGGACGTCGCCTTGCTCGTCCTGGATGTCGACGATCACCACGTGGACTCCAGCATCCGCCAGACGGCGGGCGGTCGCCGCCCCGAGACCTGAGGCGCCTCCGGTCACGATTCCCGACGATCCTGCGATCTCCACGCTTCGAGTCCCTTCTCTCGGTACGGCCCGGCTACGTTAGGAGGGCGCCTCGGCGGCGGGCACGGCGCCGGACAGCACCTGTCCTGAGACGACCATCCGCCCGCCGACCCACACCGATTCGATCCCGTCTCCAGCCAACCGGGGCTGCTCGTACGTCGCCTTGTCCCTCACGGTGGCCGGATCGAACAGGACGAGATCGGCCGGGCGTCCGGGCGTGATCGACCCGAGGCGGTCGGCGGCCCCGACGATGGCGGCGGCCCTTCCCGTCATCTTGTGGATCGCGTCGCGGAGCGACATGACCCCGAGCTCACGGACGAACCGGCCGAGCACCCTGGTAAACGTGCCGTAGAGACGCGGGTGCGGCATCCCGCCGGGGTTGACGACGCCGTCCGACCCGATCGACGTGTACGGCATGCCCATGAACACCGCCACGTTCTCTTCGACGTTGTTGAACGAGATGAGCGACACCGCCAGATCGTTGCGAGCGAGGATCTCGAAGACGGCATCGAATGCCTCCTGGCTCATCGGGTCGGCGACGCCCGATCGGTGGATGATGTCGGCGAAGCTCCGCCCTGCGAGGCTCGGGTCGACGGCGTCGGCCACTGTGAGGCCTTCCCACCCCCCCGAGAAGCGGAACCAGTTGTCCCACCCGGTCACGTCTTCGAGAAGCTGGCGCCTGGCACGCTGTCGTACCGCCGGGTCGGCCAGTCGGCGAATGGCCGCAACGTGGCCGCCTTCGAGCAGCCACGGCGGGAGGAGAACCGTCGCCGTGGACGAGCCGGCGGTGTACGGGTGGATGTCGGCGGTGATGGCGACGCCGGCCCCCTGGGCGACGGCGATCTTGTCGAGAAGCGACTGAGCCTTCGGCCAGTTCGCCCGGCCGGCCGTCTTGATGTGGCTGTAGTGGAGGTGAACACCGGTGGCGGCGGCGACATCGATGACCTCGTCCGTCGCCTCCTCGACGTTCTCGCTCTCGGAGCGGACGTGGACGAAGAACGGCTTGCCCTTGGCCGCCGCCACCTCGCACAACGCGGCCACCTCGGCGGTGTCGGCGTAGGCGGCAGGTACGTACACCAGGCCGGTCGACAGCCCGGCGGCGCCGTCGTCGAGCGCCCCGGCCAGTGCCTCCTGCATCGCGGCGAGCTCGTCGGCGGTCGGGGGACGGCTCTCCATTCCCATCACGTATCGGCGGATGGTGCCATGCCCGACGAGCCCTATCGCCCTCGTCGACGAGTGGCGGCGCAGCTCGGCGAGATATTCGCCGAACGTCGACCACGTCCACCTGTCGCGAGGGAGGCGCCCGTCGAGGCCTGCGATGTAGTGGCCGAAGTCGTCGATGTCGCCTTCGTGGACGGGCGCCGCCGACATTCCGTCCTGGCCGAACACCTGGGCGGTGCAACCTTGGAGCAGCTTTGGCGCGTCGCCTATCGGGGCTCCGTCGCCGTCGCGCAACACCGTGTAGAGGTCGGAGTGCGAGTGGAGGTCGACGAACCCCGGCGCCAGCGCCATGCCGGCGCCGTCGACGACCCGCTCCGACTCCGCCGGTGGGAGCGCCGCCGCGATCTCGACAACGGTGCCTGCGCCGTCGACGCGGACGTCGCCGCGCACCGGGTCGCGGCCCGACCCGTCATGGATGTCGGCGCCTCGAATGAGCCAGGGCCCGGTCGCGCCGAGATGTGGGGAAGGCGCTCTCGACATGGCGGCATTATCACCCGCCAACCGTTCCTGCGTCCCATCATCGCAACGAAGCGATGCCGGGACGCAGGAACCGGATTGGGGCCACCGCTCACCGTTCGGGCGTACCCCCGTCGCAGCGATGCGACGGGGGTACGCAGGAACAGAGTGAGGACGATGATTGACAAAACGTAAACCGGCTCCGATAGTTGATCGGACGGCCGGGCCATGCGGATCGACCTCGAGAGGCGCCGGCAACCCACTCTGCTTGCAGGAGAAGAGCATGCGCAGCTTCGCCGGTCGGGACGTCCTCTCCCTGAAGGACATGGAACGGGCTGAGTTCGACCACATCTTCGAGGTGTGCGACGAGCTGGAACCGATCGCCAAGGAACGCATCAACGTCGACCTGCTGTCAGGGAAGACCCTGGTCACGGCGTTCTACCAGCCGTCGACGCGCACCCGTCTGGCTCACGAGGCAGCCATGCACCGCCTCGGCGGCCACGTGCTCGGCTTCTCCGACGCCAAGATGACGCGGGCCGGCGACTTCTACCAGGAGTCGATCAAGGACACCGTTCACATGCTCGAGTACTACGGCGACGTCATCGTCATGCGCCACTTCCAACAGGGGGCGCCCCACGAGGCGGCCAAATGGGCGTCGATCCCGGTCATCAACGCAGGCGACGGCTGGGGCGAGCACCCCACCCAGGTCCTCACCGACCTCTACACCGTGCGGCGCGAACGGGGACACATCGACGGGCTCACGTTCCTGTGCATCGGCGACGGACGGATGCGCACGATGCACTCGATCGGCTACGCCCTCACCCAGTTCGACTGCCAGGCGATCTTCATATCGCCGGAAGAGATGGCGATCACCGACGAGTTCAAGGCAGAGCTGCGAGAGAGGAACCTCGATTTCCGGGAGGCGGACCACGTCAAGGATGCGATCGCCGACGCCGACGTGATCTACATGGAGCCGGTGGTCCAGGCCGACTACACCCAGGGC
This genomic interval from Acidimicrobiia bacterium contains the following:
- a CDS encoding 3-hydroxyacyl-CoA dehydrogenase, with product MEIAGSSGIVTGGASGLGAATARRLADAGVHVVIVDIQDEQGDVLATGIGGAYVHADVRRPDEVQAAVDAAYEMAPLRVLVNCAGIGPPQRTINRDGSPHTLDHWDAVIGINLTGTFNCIRLAAARMVGNEPLADGERGAIVNTASVAAFDGQVGQAAYSASKGGIVGMTLPIARDLSSRGIRVNTIAPGIIDTPLLAGLPEEARESLGQQVLHPKRLGTPEEYAEVAMLLVTHSYMNAETIRMDGGIRMGPK
- a CDS encoding D-aminoacylase, whose protein sequence is MSRAPSPHLGATGPWLIRGADIHDGSGRDPVRGDVRVDGAGTVVEIAAALPPAESERVVDGAGMALAPGFVDLHSHSDLYTVLRDGDGAPIGDAPKLLQGCTAQVFGQDGMSAAPVHEGDIDDFGHYIAGLDGRLPRDRWTWSTFGEYLAELRRHSSTRAIGLVGHGTIRRYVMGMESRPPTADELAAMQEALAGALDDGAAGLSTGLVYVPAAYADTAEVAALCEVAAAKGKPFFVHVRSESENVEEATDEVIDVAAATGVHLHYSHIKTAGRANWPKAQSLLDKIAVAQGAGVAITADIHPYTAGSSTATVLLPPWLLEGGHVAAIRRLADPAVRQRARRQLLEDVTGWDNWFRFSGGWEGLTVADAVDPSLAGRSFADIIHRSGVADPMSQEAFDAVFEILARNDLAVSLISFNNVEENVAVFMGMPYTSIGSDGVVNPGGMPHPRLYGTFTRVLGRFVRELGVMSLRDAIHKMTGRAAAIVGAADRLGSITPGRPADLVLFDPATVRDKATYEQPRLAGDGIESVWVGGRMVVSGQVLSGAVPAAEAPS
- the pyrB gene encoding aspartate carbamoyltransferase, yielding MRSFAGRDVLSLKDMERAEFDHIFEVCDELEPIAKERINVDLLSGKTLVTAFYQPSTRTRLAHEAAMHRLGGHVLGFSDAKMTRAGDFYQESIKDTVHMLEYYGDVIVMRHFQQGAPHEAAKWASIPVINAGDGWGEHPTQVLTDLYTVRRERGHIDGLTFLCIGDGRMRTMHSIGYALTQFDCQAIFISPEEMAITDEFKAELRERNLDFREADHVKDAIADADVIYMEPVVQADYTQGRVGKEEQYGTTPDNYRVTRRLLADQARRDAIILHSLPRMDELPPDVDATRHARYWQEAYYGVVMRMGLLSLVLGAME